A region of Candidatus Nomurabacteria bacterium DNA encodes the following proteins:
- the groL gene encoding chaperonin GroEL (60 kDa chaperone family; promotes refolding of misfolded polypeptides especially under stressful conditions; forms two stacked rings of heptamers to form a barrel-shaped 14mer; ends can be capped by GroES; misfolded proteins enter the barrel where they are refolded when GroES binds), translating into MAKRVFYDEDARRRVLAGAEVLYNAVKTTMGPKGRNVVISKSYGAPSVTHDGVTVAKGVDLPEEDDETLGYKVGAELIKQAANKMNDMAGDGTTTVTVLTYHILSEANKLIAAGHNPMQLRKGLESAAHEVIKELSGVAEDIKDDKKRVAEVATISAGDSEIGALIADVIAKVGKDGVVTVEQGQGLGLESEVVEGFTIDRGFVSPYFVTDPNRMEAVYEKPAIVVTDKKITSVQEFLPMLEKLAQAGKKDLVLVAEDVEAEALATLVLNKLKGVFNTVAVKAPAFGDRRKDILQDIAILTGATVITEEQGHTFENADLSFVGSARKIIVTKDDTTIIEGSGNPVEVDARIKQIGAQADAATSEYEKENLDKRRAALKGKVAVIKVGGATETEIEEKKYRVDDAVAAVKAALDEGIVSGGGVTLVNAAAVVKVTGTDAESAGKQLLKNALEQPFRILLTNSGLNADEWLPQVRLAKAGQGIDVNKPNKLVDLKAAGIIDPARVTKEAVQNAVSIAGTTMTMGALVVEIPEKAAPAAPDMGAMGGMM; encoded by the coding sequence ATGGCAAAAAGAGTTTTTTATGATGAAGATGCTCGCCGCAGAGTGCTGGCTGGTGCAGAAGTATTATATAACGCAGTAAAGACCACCATGGGCCCTAAAGGCCGGAATGTGGTTATTAGCAAGAGCTATGGCGCTCCCAGTGTCACGCACGACGGTGTTACTGTTGCCAAAGGTGTAGACTTGCCAGAAGAAGACGACGAGACATTAGGCTACAAGGTTGGTGCAGAACTTATTAAACAAGCTGCGAACAAAATGAATGACATGGCAGGTGATGGTACCACTACTGTAACCGTTCTTACCTACCACATCTTAAGCGAAGCCAACAAGCTCATTGCTGCTGGCCATAACCCAATGCAACTACGTAAAGGTTTAGAATCGGCTGCTCACGAAGTTATTAAAGAACTTTCTGGCGTAGCAGAAGACATTAAAGACGATAAAAAACGTGTTGCAGAAGTAGCTACCATTAGCGCGGGCGATAGTGAAATTGGCGCGCTTATTGCAGACGTGATTGCCAAGGTTGGTAAAGACGGTGTCGTAACTGTAGAACAAGGGCAGGGGCTTGGCCTTGAGAGTGAAGTTGTAGAAGGCTTTACCATAGACCGTGGTTTTGTGAGCCCGTATTTTGTGACTGACCCAAACCGCATGGAAGCTGTATACGAAAAACCAGCTATTGTTGTAACTGATAAAAAGATCACTAGCGTACAAGAATTTCTCCCCATGCTAGAAAAGCTTGCCCAAGCAGGTAAAAAAGATTTAGTGCTTGTTGCAGAGGATGTAGAAGCAGAAGCGTTGGCAACATTGGTACTGAATAAACTAAAAGGTGTATTTAACACTGTTGCAGTTAAGGCGCCAGCTTTTGGTGACCGCCGTAAAGATATATTACAAGATATTGCTATTCTTACTGGTGCAACGGTTATTACAGAAGAACAAGGTCACACCTTTGAAAACGCAGACCTAAGTTTTGTTGGTAGTGCTCGTAAAATCATTGTTACCAAAGACGACACAACAATCATAGAAGGTTCTGGTAACCCAGTAGAGGTTGATGCCCGTATTAAGCAAATTGGTGCTCAAGCAGACGCTGCTACTAGTGAATACGAAAAAGAAAACCTCGATAAGCGCCGTGCTGCCCTTAAAGGAAAAGTAGCTGTTATTAAAGTTGGTGGTGCCACAGAAACCGAGATTGAAGAAAAGAAATACCGCGTAGATGACGCCGTTGCTGCCGTTAAAGCAGCGCTAGATGAAGGTATTGTATCTGGTGGAGGCGTTACATTAGTAAATGCTGCAGCTGTTGTTAAGGTTACTGGTACCGATGCTGAATCTGCTGGCAAGCAGCTACTAAAGAACGCGCTTGAACAACCATTCCGTATTTTACTTACGAACTCTGGCTTAAACGCCGATGAGTGGTTACCACAAGTACGCTTAGCCAAGGCTGGGCAGGGCATTGATGTCAACAAACCAAATAAACTTGTTGATCTAAAAGCTGCTGGTATTATTGACCCAGCACGCGTTACTAAAGAAGCAGTCCAGAATGCGGTATCTATAGCTGGTACCACCATGACAATGGGCGCACTTGTAGTAGAAATACCAGAAAAAGCCGCACCTGCTGCTCCAGATATGGGAGCCATGGGTGGTATGATGTAG
- a CDS encoding HAD-IA family hydrolase, translating to MSEVGPNQELILAQAIAAARKAAGFTQQELCNTANLSYSTLAKIERGAIKTPSVFTVATIAAVTGTTVEALTGITTTQAPAAPAKQYQTAKNGVRFVYFDVNGTLVRFFQRAFTQISADTGASADGIEAMFWHYNDDICKGQMPTEEFNSILAKRIGVPSIDWGKYYLANIEPITELKECVAWVADHYKIGLMTNIMPGLLQQMLQTHILPDVAYDAIIDSSEAGYIKPEPEIYQAAQDMAGCEPAEILLIDDSRPNLMAAERLGWHVLWFDDYRPEEGAKRIIEALAYEG from the coding sequence ATGTCAGAGGTGGGTCCTAACCAAGAATTAATATTAGCGCAGGCAATCGCTGCTGCTAGAAAAGCGGCTGGGTTTACGCAGCAGGAACTTTGTAATACTGCAAATTTGTCGTATAGCACCTTAGCAAAAATTGAACGTGGTGCTATAAAGACACCAAGTGTTTTTACTGTAGCAACAATTGCCGCCGTTACGGGTACCACCGTAGAAGCTTTAACGGGTATTACCACAACACAAGCACCTGCAGCACCCGCAAAACAGTACCAAACTGCCAAAAATGGCGTTCGGTTTGTGTACTTTGACGTCAATGGTACATTGGTACGTTTTTTTCAGCGTGCTTTTACACAAATTTCAGCCGATACTGGTGCGTCTGCAGATGGTATAGAGGCAATGTTTTGGCACTATAACGATGATATCTGCAAGGGCCAAATGCCAACAGAAGAATTTAACTCAATTTTGGCAAAACGCATTGGTGTCCCATCAATAGACTGGGGTAAATACTATCTTGCCAATATAGAACCAATCACCGAACTCAAAGAATGTGTTGCGTGGGTAGCAGATCACTACAAAATAGGGCTTATGACTAACATTATGCCGGGATTGTTACAGCAAATGCTACAAACACATATTTTGCCTGATGTTGCGTACGATGCCATTATAGATTCATCAGAAGCTGGGTACATTAAGCCAGAACCAGAAATATACCAAGCAGCTCAAGATATGGCAGGCTGTGAACCGGCAGAGATATTACTTATAGACGATAGCAGGCCCAACCTGATGGCTGCGGAACGGCTTGGGTGGCACGTACTGTGGTTTGATGATTATCGCCCAGAAGAAGGCGCCAAGCGCATCATAGAAGCCCTTGCCTACGAAGGCTAG
- a CDS encoding HIT family protein, whose protein sequence is MQDSIFTKIIKGEIPCHKVYEDTKTIAFLDIYPIQPGHVLVVPKIQVDHFDDLSPEDYAALFNTVQKVAKQVKSALSATRACLRVEGFDVPHAHVHVIPCNVANDFYNANRMQQEPDHARLAAMAQKLYIKGGE, encoded by the coding sequence ATGCAAGACAGTATTTTTACAAAAATTATTAAAGGCGAAATACCCTGCCATAAAGTGTATGAAGATACCAAAACCATAGCTTTTTTAGATATCTATCCTATCCAGCCAGGCCACGTACTCGTAGTACCCAAAATACAAGTAGACCATTTTGATGATTTAAGCCCAGAAGATTACGCCGCGTTATTTAATACCGTACAAAAGGTTGCGAAACAAGTAAAATCGGCACTTTCTGCCACCCGTGCTTGTTTGCGTGTTGAAGGGTTTGATGTACCGCATGCTCATGTCCATGTTATTCCTTGTAATGTAGCCAATGATTTTTATAATGCAAATAGAATGCAACAAGAGCCTGATCATGCTCGTCTTGCTGCAATGGCTCAAAAATTGTATATCAAAGGGGGTGAATAA
- a CDS encoding valine--tRNA ligase, translating into MNLSKAYEPSQYESTIYELWESSGAFKPEGKGKPYSIVLPPPNANAGLHVGHTLMFAIQDTLIRYHRMKGDRVLWAPGADHAGFETQVVYEKHLAKEGKSRFDFTRDELFNQIYDFVGQNKDVFETIFRTLGASVDWSRYTFTLDDSVVKTVYATFKKMWDDGLIYRGERLVNYCTHHRTGFADIEVEYQEKESPLYYLKYGPFELATTRPETKFGDTAVAVHPEDERYKDLVGKVISVEGVNGPFEIRVVADAMVDRTFGTGVVKITPAHDFNDWEVAQRHNLEAIRVINHDGTMNHRAGRFEGLTVAEARKAVVDALKEKDLLVKVDTHYKNRVGTCYKCGSVIEPMLMDQWFISMQKLAAPAIKNLQNKEITFYPASKRQQVITYLQSVKDWNISRQIAWGIPIPAFQNINDPDDWIFNTSVDQEVIELNGQHYRRDPDVFDTWFSSGHWPFVTLGYPDSQDYKDFYPNSVMETGQDILYQWVARMICIGLYVTGKAPFKDVYLHGMVRAQDGKKMSKSLGNVIDPNNELSTYGADAVRVGMIAGRTAGYSAAYAPSKVLAGRNFCNKLWNIARYCETVLGPDFSRENLKASSLADNWIIDRANTVITDVSKLLDTYRFSEAYDRVYHFVWDDFADWYVEASKAQLNKNVLAYVLEVALKITHPFAPFVTETIWQTLSWKQEELLIRASWPTVVKVDEKAATNFTDIKNIVTEIRYISSALDVKNPSLYFTNNSFLKDNADIIARFGRLERVGEVESGRGLHLTTTKHNCWLDIDLHTAKVYVTKLRVAKEEKRALIERLQQRLQNKAYTQKAPKAVVQQTKDQMLHEEELLKKLEAELTTFETLSQS; encoded by the coding sequence ATGAACTTGTCTAAAGCATACGAACCAAGCCAGTATGAATCTACCATATACGAATTATGGGAATCGAGTGGTGCCTTTAAGCCAGAAGGCAAGGGGAAACCATATTCTATTGTGCTGCCCCCACCTAACGCCAATGCTGGCTTGCATGTAGGCCACACCTTAATGTTTGCTATTCAAGATACCCTTATAAGGTATCACCGCATGAAAGGGGATCGCGTACTATGGGCACCAGGTGCTGACCACGCTGGTTTTGAAACTCAAGTGGTGTATGAAAAGCATTTAGCGAAAGAGGGTAAAAGCCGTTTTGACTTTACGCGCGATGAACTATTTAACCAAATATATGATTTTGTTGGGCAAAACAAAGATGTTTTTGAAACGATATTTCGTACACTCGGGGCGAGCGTAGATTGGAGCCGTTACACCTTTACACTAGATGACAGCGTCGTCAAAACTGTGTATGCCACGTTTAAAAAAATGTGGGATGATGGGCTAATTTACAGGGGTGAACGTTTAGTAAATTACTGCACACACCACCGTACTGGCTTTGCTGATATAGAAGTTGAATATCAAGAAAAAGAAAGCCCACTATATTACCTTAAATATGGGCCATTTGAACTCGCTACAACTCGCCCAGAAACAAAGTTTGGCGATACTGCTGTAGCTGTACATCCAGAAGACGAACGGTATAAAGACCTTGTTGGCAAAGTAATATCTGTAGAAGGCGTGAATGGACCATTTGAAATACGCGTGGTTGCAGATGCAATGGTGGATCGTACTTTTGGTACTGGGGTCGTTAAGATTACACCAGCACACGACTTTAACGACTGGGAAGTTGCCCAGCGACATAACCTAGAAGCGATACGCGTAATTAACCATGATGGCACCATGAACCACCGAGCTGGCAGATTTGAAGGCTTAACCGTCGCCGAAGCTCGCAAAGCGGTCGTTGATGCACTCAAAGAAAAAGACTTGCTTGTAAAGGTAGATACGCACTATAAAAACCGAGTTGGTACCTGTTACAAGTGTGGCAGTGTTATAGAACCAATGTTAATGGACCAGTGGTTTATTAGTATGCAAAAACTAGCTGCACCCGCCATAAAAAATTTACAAAATAAAGAAATTACATTTTACCCAGCCAGTAAACGGCAGCAAGTGATTACCTATTTACAATCTGTCAAAGATTGGAACATCAGCCGGCAAATCGCATGGGGTATACCTATTCCTGCATTCCAAAACATTAACGACCCAGACGATTGGATATTCAACACATCGGTAGACCAAGAAGTCATAGAGTTAAACGGCCAACATTATCGACGTGACCCTGATGTATTTGACACCTGGTTTAGCAGCGGACATTGGCCATTTGTGACGCTTGGCTATCCAGACAGTCAAGATTACAAAGATTTTTACCCCAATAGTGTTATGGAAACAGGCCAAGATATTTTATACCAGTGGGTGGCCCGCATGATTTGTATCGGTCTATATGTAACAGGTAAGGCACCATTTAAAGACGTTTACCTGCACGGCATGGTACGGGCACAAGACGGCAAAAAAATGAGCAAGAGTTTGGGGAATGTTATTGACCCTAACAATGAGCTGAGTACATATGGTGCAGATGCCGTACGCGTTGGTATGATAGCTGGTAGAACGGCTGGCTATAGTGCGGCGTATGCACCCAGTAAAGTGCTTGCCGGCCGAAACTTTTGTAATAAACTTTGGAACATAGCACGGTACTGCGAAACCGTACTGGGGCCAGATTTTTCACGTGAAAACCTAAAAGCATCGTCGCTTGCAGATAACTGGATTATTGACCGGGCAAATACGGTTATTACAGACGTTAGCAAGTTACTAGACACGTATCGCTTTAGCGAAGCGTACGACCGCGTTTACCACTTTGTGTGGGACGACTTTGCCGACTGGTACGTAGAAGCCAGCAAAGCGCAACTTAACAAAAATGTGTTGGCGTACGTTTTAGAAGTTGCTCTTAAAATTACGCATCCGTTTGCACCATTTGTGACAGAAACTATTTGGCAAACACTTAGTTGGAAACAAGAGGAACTATTAATTCGCGCTAGCTGGCCTACTGTAGTAAAAGTAGATGAAAAAGCGGCAACTAATTTTACCGATATTAAAAATATTGTGACTGAAATACGGTATATAAGTAGCGCGTTGGACGTTAAAAACCCAAGTTTGTACTTTACGAATAATTCATTCCTAAAAGATAACGCTGATATTATCGCCAGATTTGGGCGGCTAGAAAGGGTAGGGGAAGTAGAGTCGGGCAGGGGACTACACCTTACAACTACCAAACACAACTGTTGGCTAGACATAGATTTGCATACCGCAAAAGTGTACGTCACAAAATTACGTGTCGCCAAAGAGGAAAAACGTGCACTCATTGAACGGTTGCAACAACGCTTACAAAACAAGGCATATACGCAAAAAGCACCAAAAGCCGTTGTGCAACAAACTAAAGATCAAATGTTGCACGAAGAAGAACTCTTAAAAAAACTAGAAGCCGAGCTTACTACTTTTGAAACACTCAGCCAAAGTTAA
- a CDS encoding co-chaperone GroES, translating into MSVPIHPLADYVVAQQEEAESKTASGLYLPEKAAEKPKTAKVLAVGKKVDGIKAGDRIIYKSYSSTDVKVDGVEYLIIDEEDILATVK; encoded by the coding sequence ATGAGCGTACCAATACACCCACTTGCTGACTATGTCGTTGCTCAGCAAGAAGAAGCAGAAAGTAAGACCGCCAGCGGTTTGTACCTGCCAGAAAAAGCAGCAGAAAAGCCTAAAACTGCAAAAGTACTTGCTGTTGGTAAAAAAGTAGATGGCATAAAAGCTGGCGACCGTATTATATACAAAAGTTACAGTTCTACAGATGTAAAAGTAGACGGCGTTGAGTATTTAATTATTGACGAAGAAGACATTTTAGCCACCGTTAAGTAA
- the tsaD gene encoding tRNA (adenosine(37)-N6)-threonylcarbamoyltransferase complex transferase subunit TsaD, translated as MIILGIESSCDETGVAIVRDGTELLAQSLASSVDIHAKYGGVIPEIAARSHIEAILPTIDNAIEQFSRENNLSSPAKAWQAIDGIAVTYGAGLSGSLLIGVLTARTLAITKNKPLYAINHVEGHVYANFLVTPQPQFPVLSLIVSGGHSQLVLFNDHFTYTLLGQTQDDAIGEAFDKVAKILGLPYPGGPNIAQYAKDGDPFAYALPKAKIRGAYNFSFSGLKTAVLRASQAAAGGDYRTPSVELPERLSEAQKHNMAASFQRVAIETVVDKTLAAYTEYAPKTVVIAGGVAANQELRTQLQSRLPIDITYAPPALCTDNGAMIAALGCYKAMLGQTPADPYSLAIEPNLSM; from the coding sequence ATGATAATTCTTGGTATAGAAAGTAGCTGTGATGAAACTGGTGTTGCTATTGTTCGCGATGGCACCGAACTGCTTGCGCAAAGTTTGGCGAGTTCGGTAGATATTCATGCCAAGTATGGCGGAGTTATTCCTGAAATTGCTGCTCGTAGCCACATAGAAGCTATTTTGCCTACTATAGATAATGCCATAGAGCAATTTTCACGTGAAAATAACCTATCCAGTCCCGCAAAGGCTTGGCAAGCAATAGATGGTATTGCGGTTACCTATGGCGCAGGCCTCTCTGGTAGCTTACTCATTGGTGTTTTAACTGCCCGTACACTTGCCATAACAAAAAACAAACCGTTATATGCGATTAATCATGTTGAAGGCCATGTATATGCAAACTTTTTAGTAACACCACAGCCACAGTTCCCTGTGTTGTCTTTAATAGTAAGTGGTGGGCATAGCCAACTCGTATTATTTAACGATCATTTTACTTACACCCTGCTTGGGCAAACGCAAGACGATGCTATTGGTGAAGCATTTGATAAGGTTGCTAAAATACTTGGGCTTCCCTACCCTGGTGGGCCAAATATTGCACAATATGCAAAAGATGGTGACCCATTTGCTTATGCCCTACCCAAGGCTAAGATACGGGGTGCCTACAACTTTAGCTTCTCTGGGCTTAAGACAGCCGTTCTAAGGGCATCACAGGCTGCTGCAGGTGGAGATTACCGCACTCCATCCGTAGAGCTGCCAGAGCGGCTCTCTGAAGCTCAAAAACATAATATGGCAGCAAGTTTTCAAAGGGTAGCCATAGAAACAGTGGTCGATAAGACGCTTGCTGCGTATACAGAGTACGCCCCCAAAACAGTCGTTATTGCTGGGGGCGTCGCTGCGAATCAAGAACTACGCACACAGCTACAAAGTCGATTACCAATAGATATTACGTATGCGCCCCCTGCCCTTTGTACCGATAATGGCGCAATGATTGCCGCGCTTGGCTGCTATAAAGCAATGCTAGGGCAAACACCAGCCGACCCATATAGCCTTGCCATAGAACCAAATTTATCTATGTAA
- a CDS encoding UMP kinase: MQQRVMLKISGEQLGSDEYTFDLNYATRVASVVVALQEAGHKVACVMGGGNVVRGSKLHANGFTNQVIADQMGMLATVQNGLFLAETLKQQGLNNIRLYSNIPVESVCERFSYQNAEVLLSNGGVVLIAGGLGKPGFTTDTGVVAQAFELHCPIVIKTTKVDGVYDKDPEHHSDAVRYERIAYSDVLANKHIAVMDKAAMAFAADKAITIGICQPNPQDVLALLGGDTSRGTLVS, translated from the coding sequence GTGCAGCAAAGAGTTATGTTAAAAATTTCGGGTGAACAATTAGGGTCAGATGAATACACGTTTGACCTTAACTACGCAACCCGTGTAGCCAGTGTAGTCGTCGCGTTACAAGAGGCTGGCCATAAGGTTGCGTGTGTTATGGGTGGGGGTAATGTTGTGCGCGGTAGTAAGCTACACGCCAATGGCTTTACTAATCAAGTTATTGCAGATCAAATGGGAATGCTGGCGACTGTACAAAATGGGTTATTTTTAGCAGAGACACTCAAGCAACAAGGCCTAAACAATATACGACTCTACAGTAATATACCTGTTGAGTCTGTATGTGAACGCTTTAGCTACCAGAATGCTGAAGTTTTGTTAAGTAATGGGGGAGTTGTTTTGATTGCGGGTGGCTTGGGCAAGCCAGGTTTTACGACAGATACTGGCGTGGTCGCACAAGCATTTGAGCTGCATTGTCCGATTGTTATAAAAACCACTAAGGTAGATGGTGTGTACGACAAAGACCCAGAGCACCATTCTGATGCCGTGCGATATGAACGTATTGCTTATAGTGATGTGCTCGCAAATAAACATATAGCAGTAATGGACAAAGCCGCCATGGCGTTTGCTGCCGACAAGGCAATCACAATAGGCATTTGCCAACCTAACCCACAAGATGTGTTAGCGCTGCTAGGGGGCGACACGAGCCGTGGCACTTTAGTTAGCTAA
- a CDS encoding PH domain-containing protein has protein sequence MNQIYCSNCGNLVPASANYCTQCGAATHGHASAVFRAQEPPVEHPQLVRQLPKQALREHVAYIPKQNLQGDGIFFFFVSYFGKTFLMFMLLLVGAALQPYPFVFGLMGYFLILLLTSLFVYNNFSYEINEDGLKIESGVIHKRQVSLPYEQIQNVNIERTVLDRIFGFARISIETAGSATGAPIDTGVLKSKSEAYIPGLHIDQAKKVHDLLIDGADGSVED, from the coding sequence ATGAATCAAATATATTGCAGTAACTGTGGCAATTTGGTGCCGGCGAGTGCCAATTATTGCACCCAGTGTGGTGCAGCAACTCATGGCCACGCTTCAGCAGTTTTTAGAGCTCAAGAACCACCCGTAGAGCATCCGCAGCTCGTGCGTCAGCTCCCTAAACAGGCGTTGCGTGAACATGTTGCATATATACCCAAGCAGAACTTACAGGGTGATGGTATATTCTTCTTCTTTGTAAGCTATTTTGGTAAAACTTTTCTAATGTTTATGTTGTTGCTGGTAGGCGCCGCACTACAGCCGTACCCTTTTGTATTTGGTCTTATGGGCTACTTTTTAATACTCTTACTTACGTCTTTATTTGTGTATAATAATTTTTCCTACGAAATTAACGAAGATGGTTTAAAGATAGAATCTGGTGTGATTCATAAACGACAAGTATCTTTGCCGTACGAGCAAATACAAAACGTCAATATAGAACGTACTGTGTTAGACCGTATATTTGGTTTTGCACGTATTAGTATAGAAACTGCCGGTAGCGCAACAGGAGCACCAATTGATACAGGGGTGCTTAAATCAAAATCAGAAGCCTACATACCCGGTCTTCACATAGACCAAGCCAAAAAAGTGCACGATTTATTAATAGATGGCGCAGACGGCAGCGTAGAGGATTAA
- a CDS encoding 23S rRNA (pseudouridine(1915)-N(3))-methyltransferase RlmH — protein sequence MTIITIGKKHDTAIKTLIETYQQRIQAAMTLEWRYVSPSSLAAQAARKQESQKLLQIVKPSDMVWLLDERGEQISSPALAAKLNVMQLHAVRNIAIIIGGAYGVDDTVRSRASWVWSLSSLVFPHQLVRLLLVEQLYRATQINKGTGYHHA from the coding sequence ATTACCATCATCACTATTGGTAAAAAGCATGATACAGCCATAAAAACACTTATAGAAACGTACCAACAGCGCATACAAGCTGCTATGACACTAGAATGGCGTTATGTTTCACCCAGCTCACTTGCAGCCCAAGCTGCCCGCAAGCAAGAATCACAAAAACTGTTACAGATTGTTAAACCGAGTGATATGGTGTGGCTACTGGACGAGCGCGGTGAGCAAATCAGCTCACCTGCCCTTGCAGCCAAGCTAAATGTTATGCAACTACACGCCGTGCGTAACATAGCCATCATTATTGGCGGTGCATATGGTGTTGATGACACCGTGCGCTCACGAGCGAGCTGGGTGTGGTCTTTGTCTTCGTTAGTATTCCCACACCAATTAGTACGTTTATTGCTGGTAGAGCAGCTCTACAGGGCCACACAGATAAACAAAGGCACTGGGTACCATCACGCCTAA
- a CDS encoding UDP-N-acetylmuramoyl-L-alanyl-D-glutamate--2,6-diaminopimelate ligase — protein sequence MSSVKKLARKIIPKQRLSRAEETYRLGKAKTAYALYGKAPKAAKVIAVTGTNGKTTTCAFINAMLKQSGLKTAVYTTAFTEVAGNYQDNTTHMTVASPWSVQKFFKKAKNAKVDWVVLEVTSHALDQHRIYGVNVDIAVVTNLSQDHLDYHKTMDNYAAAKARLITEFQPKDVVLNADDEWFEYFGRKVKKHLHSVGLHNATDQIKEMQLTPEGTSFSVVSKLGRTDVSMPMVGEFNVYNAAMAVTVGVIIGLDKKAIATGIGNLAVVAGRLEPVVAGQDFAVLVDYAHTPDALKNVLQAVRGITRGKLRVVFGATGDRDPTKRPDMGKVAMQNADIVYLTDDETYTEDGDAIRSAVKQGIEAAASDAVYFEIADRKAAILQALKDAKAGDAVVLAGIGHQDYRNMGGKKQPWDERVVAKELLTELLG from the coding sequence ATGAGTAGTGTAAAAAAATTAGCAAGAAAAATTATACCAAAACAACGGCTTTCTCGTGCCGAAGAAACGTATCGGCTCGGCAAGGCAAAAACAGCATATGCGCTATATGGTAAGGCACCCAAAGCAGCTAAGGTCATCGCCGTTACTGGTACAAATGGCAAAACAACAACCTGTGCATTTATAAACGCCATGTTAAAGCAAAGTGGCTTAAAAACAGCGGTTTACACTACGGCTTTTACAGAGGTGGCAGGTAACTACCAAGATAATACAACACACATGACTGTTGCCAGCCCATGGAGCGTACAAAAGTTTTTCAAAAAGGCTAAAAATGCCAAGGTAGACTGGGTTGTGTTAGAAGTCACTAGTCATGCGCTTGATCAACATAGAATTTATGGAGTAAATGTAGACATAGCAGTCGTTACAAACCTTAGCCAAGATCATCTCGATTACCATAAAACTATGGATAACTACGCAGCGGCAAAGGCACGTTTAATTACCGAATTTCAGCCAAAAGACGTTGTGCTTAATGCCGACGATGAGTGGTTTGAATACTTTGGTAGGAAAGTCAAAAAACATTTGCATAGTGTTGGCCTGCATAATGCCACAGACCAAATTAAAGAGATGCAACTTACTCCAGAAGGAACCTCATTTTCAGTTGTGAGCAAGCTCGGTCGCACTGATGTGTCTATGCCAATGGTAGGGGAATTCAATGTCTACAATGCTGCCATGGCTGTAACCGTAGGGGTAATTATTGGATTAGATAAAAAAGCCATTGCCACCGGTATTGGTAATTTAGCGGTTGTGGCAGGTCGCCTAGAACCTGTAGTCGCTGGCCAAGATTTTGCAGTGTTGGTAGATTACGCCCATACGCCTGATGCATTAAAGAACGTGCTTCAAGCAGTGCGGGGTATTACGCGTGGTAAACTTCGCGTTGTATTTGGAGCGACGGGCGATAGAGACCCCACAAAACGCCCAGATATGGGCAAGGTAGCGATGCAAAATGCTGATATTGTGTATTTAACTGATGATGAAACATATACAGAAGATGGAGACGCTATACGTAGTGCCGTAAAGCAGGGTATAGAAGCCGCAGCGTCAGATGCAGTGTATTTTGAAATTGCAGACCGTAAAGCTGCTATTTTGCAAGCTCTTAAAGACGCCAAAGCAGGCGATGCTGTGGTGCTTGCGGGTATAGGGCACCAAGATTACCGCAATATGGGTGGCAAAAAACAACCGTGGGATGAACGCGTCGTCGCCAAAGAACTCCTTACAGAATTATTAGGGTAA